One genomic segment of Hordeum vulgare subsp. vulgare chromosome 2H, MorexV3_pseudomolecules_assembly, whole genome shotgun sequence includes these proteins:
- the LOC123428725 gene encoding ent-kaur-16-ene synthase, chloroplastic-like: MNMCLLLKIANVERTFVGENASPQNMERKARIKKQLLEPKLSPSSYDTAWVAMVPLPGSSQEVPCFPQCVEWILQNQHTNGSWGLAHMDSGVKKATLSSTLACVLALQRWNVGREHIRRGIHFIGKHVSVVMDEHIASPTGFNIIFPGMLSLAMGMGLQILIRQADVDGILHLREMELERLAADKSFGSKAYMAYVAEGLGNLLDWNEVMKFQRRNGSLFNSPSSTAAALIQNYDDKTLQYLNLLVSKFDGSVPTVYPINIYCQLSMVDTLEKVGISKYFSSEIKSILDMTYSFWLRKDEEIIVDISTCMMAFRILRMNGYDVSSDDLSHVDEAFIFNNSLEGYLNDTKSILELYKASRVSLSENEFVLNNISCWSRNLLREKLFHDGVQSSHVLTEVEYDLKFPFYATMDRLDHKRNIENFDLSGSQMLKTEHWPCCVNQDILALAAEDFTFSQSIYQGELSLLERWVKENKLDQLLFARQRTTYCYLAAAATMFPHELFDARISWAKNSILVNLVDDFFDVAGSREELENLVELIEKWDEHSEDEFYSEEVKILFYAIYTTTSRLGTMASVVQKRDVKNHLVEIWLQLLRTMMTEADWRMRQYVPTIEEYMELAVVSFTVAPILLPASYFVGQTLSACVVNGQEYNELFRLMGTCCRLLNDIQGFERESSEGKLDSVSLRVIHSDGSMSIEAAKESIRRSIASCRKDLLSLVLKEDSVVPRACRELFWNMCKICHLFYSHTDAFTSPSEMVTTVNAIINEPLKLQISNPSFVAQLEK, translated from the exons ATGAACATGTGTCTTCTCTTGAAAATAGCAAATGTTGAGAGGACGTTTGTAGGAGAAAATGCAAGCCCGCAAAACATG GAACGGAAGGCAAGAATAAAGAAGCAACTCCTGGAACCAAAATTGTCGCCATCTTCGTATGACACCGCATGGGTGGCTATGGTGCCCTTACCGGGCTCGTCTCAGGAGGTTCCATGCTTCCCGCAGTGTGTTGAATGGATACTGCAAAACCAACATACCAACGGATCTTGGGGTCTTGCTCACATGGACTCCGGAGTCAAGAAGGCCACCCTGTCATCCACACTGGCTTGTGTGCTTGCACTTCAGAGATGGAATGTCGGCAGGGAACATATCAGGAGAG GAATACATTTTATCGGCAAACACGTCTCCGTTGTCATGGATGAACATATTGCTTCTCCCACAGGCTTCAATATCATTTTTCCTGGTATGCTTAGCCTTGCCATGGGGATGGGTTTGCAGATTCTTATTAGACAAGCAGATGTTGATGGGATTCTTCATCTTcgggagatggaactagaaag ACTTGCGGCGGATAAATCTTTTGGGAGCAAAGCATATATGGCTTATGTTGCAGAAGGATTAGGAAACCTACTGGACTGGAATGAAGTTATGAAGTTCCAGAGGAGGAATGGATCGTTGTTCAACTCTCCTTCCTCAACTGCTGCTGCATTAATCCAAAATTATGATGACAAAACCCTCCAGTATCTAAATTTGCTTGTCAGTAAGTTTGATGGTTCAG TACCAACAGTGTACCCAATAAATATATATTGTCAGCTTTCAATGGTGGATACTCTTGAAAAGGTCGGAATATCTAAGTATTTTTCTAGTGAGATAAAGAGCATCCTGGACATGACATACAG TTTCTGGTTACGAAAAGATGAGGAAATCATCGTGGATATATCAACATGCATGATGGCATTTCGTATTTTGCGGATGAATGGATATGATGTTTCATCAG ATGACCTCTCTCATGTTGACGAAGCATTCATTTTCAATAATTCACTTGAAGGATATTTAAATGATACAAAATCTATATTGGAATTATACAAGGCTTCAAGAGTAAGTCTATCAGAAAATGAATTTGTTCTCAATAATATAAGCTGCTGGTCACGCAACTTATTGAGGGAAAAGTTATTCCATGACGGCGTGCAAAGTAGTCATGTCCTTACCGAG GTGGAGTATGATCTTAAATTTCCGTTTTATGCCACAATGGATCGTCTGGATCACAAGAGGAACATTGAAAACTTTGATTTGAGTGGTTCACAGATGTTGAAGACAGAACACTG GCCATGTTGTGTCAACCAAGATATTCTAGCTTTGGCAGCTGAAGATTTCACCTTTTCTCAATCTATTTACCAGGGTGAACTTAGTCTTCTTGAACG TTGGGTGAAGGAAAACAAGCTAGACCAACTACTGTTTGCACGACAGAGGACGACATATTGCTATCTCGCTGCTGCTGCTACCATGTTCCCTCATGAATTGTTTGATGCTCGCATTTCATGGGCCAAAAATTCTATACTCGTAAATCTTGTTGATGACTTCTTCGATGTTGCGGGATCAAGAGAAGAATTAGAAAACCTTGTAGAACTAATCGAGAA GTGGGATGAGCATTCCGAAGATGAATTCTACTCCGAGGAAGTAAAAATATTGTTTTATGCCATTTACACTACAACGAGCCGGCTTGGAACAATGGCTTCTGTTGTACAAAAGCGTGACGTCAAAAATCACCTAGTAGAAATA TGGCTACAACTACTCAGGACTATGATGACCGAGGCAGATTGGCGGATGAGACAATATGTGCCAACAATTGAAGAATACATGGAACTTGCGGTTGTTTCATTCACAGTTGCTCCCATTCTGCTCCCAGCATCATATTTTGTCGGGCAAACGCTCTCGGCTTGTGTTGTAAATGGTCAAGAGTACAACGAGTTGTTCAGGCTAATGGGCACTTGTTGTCGTCTCCTCAATGACATCCAAGGCTTTGAG AGGGAGAGCAGTGAGGGAAAACTGGATAGTGTGTCGCTACGTGTTATCCACAGTGACGGTTCTATGTCTATTGAAGCGGCTAAAGAGTCAATAAGGAGGTCCATAGCGTCATGTAGAAAAGACTTGCTAAGCCTGGTCCTTAAGGAAGATAGTGTTGTTCCTAGGGCATGCAGGGAGCTATTTTGGAACATGTGCAAGATATGCCACTTGTTCTACTCTCACACTGATGCATTTACCTCACCAAGTGAGATGGTCACCACAGTGAATGCAATTATCAATGAGCCACTCAAGCTCCAAATTAGCAATCCATCTTTTGTTGCGCAATTAGAAAAATAA